ATAGAGTTGAAAAAGATCAACAAATTATGATTTTAGAAGCTATGAAAATGGAAATTGACATTACTGCTCCTGTTTCTGGTACTATCTCTAAAATCTTAGTTGAACCTTCTTCTTCTGTTGAAGAAGGTCAAACTTTAGCGGTTATTGCTTAATTTCTAAATTAGATAGAGTTTTACACTCTATCTAATGCTTTTTTAGCTAAACTTTTTTAAATACATAAAAAAAGAGTTATTGTGAAAAAACTTATTTATCTAATTTTTATTTTATTTACAATAATTAATTTTAGTGGCTGTTATAAAAAAATAGATAATACTTCATTTAATAAAAACTATAAAATTTTAGATGAAATTGCTGTTATTAGTTTACAAACAGACATTGAATTAATATATCAAGTTTCATTAAAAACACATCAAACTATACCCAAAAATAAATATCTTGAAATTTGTAAACTTAATAGTTCAATATACTTTAATGAGATTTTAATTACAGATAAATTTATAAACTTGTTAGAAATCAAAAATAT
Above is a window of Arcobacter lacus DNA encoding:
- a CDS encoding acetyl-CoA carboxylase biotin carboxyl carrier protein subunit, which codes for RVEKDQQIMILEAMKMEIDITAPVSGTISKILVEPSSSVEEGQTLAVIA